A section of the Campylobacter lanienae NCTC 13004 genome encodes:
- a CDS encoding TrkH family potassium uptake protein, translated as MIIALLGAIILNSSWASVAPISFIDAFFTSTSAISMTGLIVKNTAMDFTLAGQIIILILIQIGGLGYMSIGLFIYILIRKKFGFNGKNLLKESLLYPSTEGISKFFKNVVLFVFLIELIGAILLTMRFMLEMNFAKALWFGVFHSISAFNNAGFSIFESGLTPYKHDLAINIIITSLIIIGGLGYFVLVELYFFQKKRIQNLSLHTKVVILATISLIVFSTLIIFLLEYSNPNSIGNFSIFDKILSSYFTTINYRTAGFNTLDMSALHDASLFFGSLFMVIGGAPGGTAGGMQITTLVVLLFYVYWSIRNGRVRIFNQEISQETISRAFIITVGSAVYIVIAVILISLLESKFNFIYILFEISSAFATVGISVGDSGTLSLCALFSDSSKIIIIIMMLSGRIGVYAFLLSIFKEDKSTHIKFPEGKIYL; from the coding sequence ATCATCATCGCTTTATTAGGAGCTATAATCTTAAACTCAAGCTGGGCTAGTGTAGCACCAATAAGCTTTATCGATGCCTTTTTCACTAGTACTTCAGCTATTAGTATGACTGGACTTATAGTCAAAAATACCGCTATGGATTTCACCTTAGCTGGTCAGATAATCATCTTGATCTTAATACAAATTGGCGGTTTGGGATATATGAGTATAGGGCTTTTTATCTATATATTAATACGCAAAAAATTTGGATTTAATGGCAAAAATTTATTAAAAGAGTCCTTACTATATCCATCTACTGAAGGGATATCTAAATTTTTTAAAAATGTCGTGCTTTTTGTCTTTTTGATTGAGCTAATTGGTGCTATACTCCTTACTATGCGTTTTATGCTTGAGATGAATTTTGCTAAGGCTTTGTGGTTTGGGGTTTTTCACTCAATTAGTGCTTTTAACAATGCTGGTTTTAGTATATTTGAAAGTGGCTTAACCCCTTATAAACATGATTTGGCTATAAATATCATTATAACATCTTTGATTATTATCGGTGGGCTTGGATACTTTGTCTTAGTTGAGCTATATTTTTTCCAAAAAAAGAGAATTCAAAATTTAAGCCTGCATACCAAAGTTGTAATCCTAGCTACAATTTCGCTTATTGTATTTTCAACACTTATTATCTTTCTTTTAGAGTATTCTAACCCAAATTCCATAGGTAACTTCTCTATTTTTGATAAAATTTTAAGCTCATATTTTACCACTATCAACTACCGAACGGCTGGATTTAACACGCTTGATATGAGTGCTTTACATGATGCGAGTTTGTTTTTTGGCTCTTTATTTATGGTTATTGGCGGCGCACCTGGCGGGACGGCTGGCGGAATGCAAATCACCACTTTAGTGGTGCTTTTATTCTATGTTTATTGGAGTATTCGCAATGGGCGAGTAAGGATTTTTAATCAAGAAATTTCACAAGAGACCATATCAAGAGCTTTTATTATAACTGTTGGATCAGCTGTTTATATAGTTATAGCTGTGATTTTGATATCTTTGTTGGAATCTAAATTTAATTTTATCTATATTCTGTTTGAGATATCATCAGCATTTGCTACAGTCGGAATCTCCGTAGGAGATAGCGGAACTCTCTCGCTTTGTGCGTTATTTAGCGATTCTAGTAAAATAATAATTATAATTATGATGTTAAGCGGCAGGATTGGTGTGTATGCCTTTTTATTATCTATTTTTAAAGAGGATAAAAGCACACATATTAAATTCCCTGAAGGAAAAATATATTTATAA
- the pglE gene encoding UDP-N-acetylbacillosamine transaminase, with product MPRIFLSAPYMGGNEERYVKEVFESNYIAPLGEFVDRFEQSIKDYCQISNALALNSATAGLHLALRTLGIRDGDVVLASTFTFAASVNPIMYERCEPVFIDSDESWNLSPKLLKQAIAKSPKKPKALILTHLYGQAAKIDEILEICKNEDIKVIEDAAEALGGFYDNKALGTFGDAGVYSFNGNKIITTSGGGMLVSNDEKLVAKARYYSTQAREPLLHYEHLDYGYNYRLSNVLGAIGVGQMEVLKSRVERKRQIFDIYSNLLSDVAEFMPEIPNSYGNRWLTTLLFKEKNSHLKVIEALNKNDIESRPLWKPMHLQPVFKGAKCLVDGTSEEYFSRGICLPSGANMSDELVEKIASIVRSAL from the coding sequence ATGCCTAGAATCTTTTTGAGCGCACCATATATGGGCGGTAATGAAGAAAGATATGTAAAAGAGGTCTTTGAGAGTAATTATATAGCGCCACTTGGTGAGTTTGTCGATAGATTTGAGCAAAGTATCAAAGATTATTGTCAAATTTCAAATGCCTTAGCGTTAAATTCAGCCACAGCAGGACTTCATCTAGCACTTCGCACACTTGGGATTAGGGATGGGGATGTTGTTTTGGCTTCTACTTTTACATTTGCAGCAAGTGTAAATCCTATAATGTATGAAAGATGCGAACCAGTTTTTATAGATAGTGATGAGAGCTGGAATTTAAGCCCCAAACTACTCAAACAAGCAATAGCCAAAAGCCCTAAAAAGCCAAAAGCCCTTATATTAACACACCTTTATGGACAAGCGGCTAAGATAGATGAAATTTTAGAAATTTGTAAAAATGAAGATATAAAAGTTATAGAAGATGCGGCTGAGGCTTTAGGTGGATTTTATGATAATAAAGCTCTTGGAACCTTTGGTGATGCTGGGGTTTATAGCTTTAATGGTAATAAGATTATAACCACAAGCGGCGGTGGTATGCTAGTTAGTAATGATGAAAAATTAGTAGCCAAAGCAAGGTATTATAGCACGCAAGCAAGAGAACCACTACTTCATTATGAGCATTTGGATTATGGATATAATTATAGATTGAGTAATGTTTTAGGTGCTATTGGCGTTGGGCAGATGGAGGTTTTAAAAAGCAGGGTAGAGCGAAAAAGGCAGATATTTGATATATACTCAAATTTGCTTAGCGATGTGGCTGAATTTATGCCTGAAATTCCAAATTCATACGGCAATAGATGGCTAACTACGCTTTTATTTAAAGAGAAAAATAGCCATTTAAAAGTGATAGAAGCCTTAAATAAAAATGATATAGAGAGCAGACCATTATGGAAGCCAATGCATCTTCAACCGGTATTTAAAGGGGCTAAATGCCTTGTTGATGGCACTAGCGAAGAGTATTTTTCAAGGGGGATTTGCCTTCCTAGTGGGGCTAATATGAGTGATGAGTTAGTGGAGAAAATCGCTAGTATCGTTAGGAGTGCATTGTGA
- a CDS encoding HipA domain-containing protein codes for MEEIDFSNCQRNARTYNGANGSKIGIYYNDENYMLKFPPKPKKNIELSYANSCVSEYVSCKILKTLGLNSQDTMLGKYNDKIVVACKDFRKKNEFFSDFASLKNTIIESSSGGYDTELSDILETIDTQEQLNIKNDEIKQFFWNMFIADSLLGNFDRHNGNWGFLIDETDNIHMIAPIYDCGSCLYPQADENLMRKILTNRDELEQRIYIYPTSAIKYQNVKINPYHFLLNTDNLDCIKALRTITFRIDLIKIKEIIENTPYISDLHKEFLFTIVKERKNKILDVAVEKHFSSIRNEELLLEAINFHDGKTLFSNKKLRR; via the coding sequence ATGGAAGAGATAGATTTTAGCAATTGCCAAAGAAATGCTAGAACTTACAATGGAGCTAATGGTTCTAAAATAGGCATATATTACAATGATGAAAATTATATGCTAAAATTTCCACCAAAACCAAAAAAAAACATAGAGTTGAGTTATGCTAATTCTTGTGTATCAGAATATGTATCTTGTAAAATTTTAAAAACATTAGGTCTGAATTCACAAGATACAATGCTTGGAAAATATAATGATAAAATTGTAGTAGCTTGTAAGGATTTTAGAAAGAAAAATGAATTTTTTTCTGATTTTGCTAGTTTAAAAAATACAATAATAGAAAGCTCAAGCGGTGGCTATGATACTGAATTATCTGATATTTTAGAGACAATTGATACTCAAGAACAATTGAATATTAAAAATGATGAAATAAAACAATTTTTCTGGAATATGTTTATAGCTGATAGTTTGTTGGGTAATTTTGATAGACACAATGGAAACTGGGGATTTTTGATTGATGAAACTGATAATATTCATATGATTGCTCCAATTTACGATTGTGGCTCTTGCTTATATCCACAAGCAGATGAAAATTTGATGAGAAAAATTTTAACAAATAGAGATGAATTAGAGCAAAGAATTTACATATATCCAACTTCAGCCATAAAATATCAAAATGTTAAAATAAATCCGTATCATTTTTTACTGAATACTGATAATTTAGATTGCATAAAGGCATTACGAACAATTACATTTAGAATTGATTTGATAAAAATTAAAGAAATTATAGAAAATACACCTTATATTTCTGATTTACATAAAGAATTTTTATTTACAATAGTTAAAGAACGCAAAAATAAAATTTTAGATGTAGCAGTAGAAAAGCATTTTTCATCTATTAGAAATGAAGAACTATTGCTTGAAGCAATTAATTTTCACGATGGTAAAACATTATTTTCAAATAAAAAATTAAGGAGATAA
- the hisH gene encoding imidazole glycerol phosphate synthase subunit HisH, which produces MIGIIDYGAGNIRSVQNALEFVGAKSELVSDADRLKSYDKLLLPGVGAFGKAMEQLKSNNLDSAILEFISKGKPFLGICLGMQLLFDKSYEFGEHSGLGVIKGSIVEFDKSKFNEHLKVPHMGWNRAKFTKQSKIIDGLKDSAYLYFVHSYHAVCDNKFALAYTDYGYEFVSAVEYENVYGFQPHPEKSHENGLRIIKNFMEL; this is translated from the coding sequence TTGATAGGGATAATTGATTATGGTGCCGGAAATATCAGAAGCGTCCAAAATGCTCTTGAGTTTGTAGGCGCTAAGAGCGAATTGGTAAGCGACGCAGATAGATTAAAAAGCTATGATAAGTTGCTTTTACCTGGTGTGGGGGCTTTTGGCAAGGCTATGGAGCAGTTAAAATCAAATAATCTTGATAGCGCAATTTTGGAATTCATCTCTAAGGGTAAGCCGTTTTTAGGAATATGCCTTGGGATGCAACTTTTGTTTGATAAAAGCTATGAATTTGGCGAACATAGCGGTTTGGGTGTGATTAAAGGGAGTATTGTAGAGTTTGATAAATCCAAATTTAATGAACATTTAAAAGTCCCACACATGGGCTGGAATAGGGCTAAATTTACAAAACAAAGCAAAATTATAGATGGATTAAAAGATAGTGCTTATCTATATTTTGTCCATTCATATCACGCTGTTTGTGATAATAAATTCGCTCTAGCTTATACAGATTATGGATATGAGTTTGTAAGTGCTGTTGAGTATGAAAATGTCTATGGCTTTCAGCCGCACCCTGAAAAATCTCATGAAAATGGATTGAGAATTATCAAAAATTTTATGGAGTTATAA
- a CDS encoding Fic family protein, with amino-acid sequence MLYNPNFLNNSVILSDNQKEKLEFLANEFPLNDFTNNARLIDKISFDFIYSSAQIEGNTYTKADTLALIEDGITANGKKYTDAKMIINLRNSFNEIMRNSMEVNLNTIHFLHSIISQDLVLKQNEGAMRNGNLTGITGSSYIPLSSGERLREELKFLFSQYKNLTNPFERAIYLHNNLCYLQYFEDCNKRTARVMQFILLKNDNIMPLVIIDSKKEDYSLYRLTMIDYYETGDYTKYIEFFINTYKRQMKYLDEINSLNNECIHKQTRKQK; translated from the coding sequence ATGCTATACAATCCAAATTTTTTAAATAATAGCGTAATTCTCTCTGATAATCAAAAAGAAAAATTAGAATTTTTAGCTAATGAATTTCCATTAAATGATTTTACAAATAATGCTAGATTGATAGATAAAATCTCTTTTGATTTTATCTATTCATCGGCTCAAATTGAAGGAAATACCTATACCAAAGCTGATACCTTAGCACTCATAGAAGATGGAATTACCGCAAATGGCAAAAAATATACAGACGCAAAAATGATTATAAATTTACGCAATTCATTTAATGAAATTATGAGAAATAGTATGGAAGTAAATTTAAATACTATACATTTTTTGCATAGCATCATATCGCAAGATTTAGTTTTAAAACAAAATGAAGGAGCTATGAGAAATGGAAATCTTACTGGCATAACAGGCTCTTCTTATATACCTTTATCTAGCGGTGAAAGATTAAGAGAAGAGCTTAAATTTTTATTTTCACAATATAAAAATTTAACTAATCCTTTTGAAAGAGCTATATATTTACATAACAATTTATGCTATTTACAATACTTTGAAGATTGCAATAAAAGAACCGCAAGAGTTATGCAATTCATTTTATTAAAAAATGACAATATTATGCCTTTAGTGATAATAGATAGTAAAAAAGAAGATTATTCTTTATATCGTTTGACTATGATCGATTATTACGAAACTGGTGATTATACAAAATATATTGAATTTTTCATCAACACTTATAAAAGACAGATGAAATATTTGGATGAAATTAATAGCTTAAACAATGAATGTATTCATAAGCAAACAAGAAAGCAAAAATAA
- the pglF gene encoding UDP-N-acetylglucosamine 4,6-dehydratase (configuration-retaining), which produces MVIIATKRRRIAFFLLCDVIIFALSIYFAFLLRFSGDIPEIFIPGMVYSGVILIVIKIALLWAFQIYRVPWRFFGLNEARKIVLASLLCAGIFFGIFLSYEELFAPFPRSVIIIDALLSAIMVGSLRISKRVLLDFKKSKNGNPCVIIGSTSKTLQILKGLKSGYANYYAVGVVDGRNELVGTYCDGYQVGHKDELKSYIEDGVKSAIIALTLMPNELKELYDELDTLGFKDIKIFSLIGQKSEGITDISIEDLLARKPKDLDSSVVESFIGGKSVMVTGAGGTIGSEICKQCLKFGAKEIIMIDHSEYNLYQINEATNADERNRLIMLNITHRDEFESVFAKFKPYIVIHAAAYKHVPLCEFNPLVAVENNILGTKNVVDLAKKYNTHKVVLISTDKAVRPTNIMGATKRVCELYALNSNTSSTEIVAVRFGNVLGSSGSVIPKFKAQIAANEPLSVTHPDITRYFMLVSEACQLVLQAASIAKGGELFVLNMGEPVKIADMAQRMLKLSSKEHLGIKFIGLRPGEKLYEELLIDPSDVATKFESIFVTTSQPYNIDILNSQISTLIKSQNDEEIEANLKAIVPEFNHNKN; this is translated from the coding sequence ATTGTGATTATAGCGACAAAAAGGCGTAGAATAGCCTTTTTTTTACTATGTGATGTGATAATATTTGCCCTTAGTATATATTTTGCTTTTTTGCTTAGATTTAGCGGAGATATCCCGGAGATATTTATCCCTGGTATGGTGTATAGTGGTGTGATTTTGATTGTTATTAAAATAGCATTACTTTGGGCGTTTCAAATTTATCGTGTGCCGTGGAGATTTTTTGGTTTAAATGAAGCTAGGAAGATAGTTTTAGCCTCTTTGCTTTGTGCGGGGATATTTTTTGGTATATTTTTATCTTATGAAGAGCTTTTTGCGCCTTTTCCAAGAAGCGTTATTATCATTGATGCTCTATTGTCAGCTATAATGGTTGGTAGTTTGAGAATTTCAAAGCGAGTTTTGCTTGATTTTAAAAAGAGCAAAAATGGCAATCCATGCGTGATTATTGGCTCCACTTCTAAGACTTTACAAATTCTAAAAGGACTAAAAAGTGGTTATGCGAACTACTACGCAGTAGGCGTTGTAGATGGTAGAAATGAGCTTGTGGGAACATATTGTGATGGATATCAAGTAGGCCATAAAGATGAGCTAAAAAGCTATATAGAAGATGGGGTAAAAAGTGCTATAATAGCTCTAACGCTTATGCCAAATGAGCTTAAAGAGCTTTATGATGAGTTAGATACCTTAGGATTTAAAGATATTAAGATATTTTCATTAATAGGACAAAAGAGCGAGGGCATTACTGATATTAGCATCGAAGATCTTCTAGCTAGAAAGCCAAAAGACCTTGATAGTAGTGTGGTTGAGAGTTTTATCGGCGGTAAAAGCGTGATGGTTACTGGCGCTGGTGGGACAATCGGTAGCGAGATATGTAAGCAGTGTTTGAAATTTGGCGCTAAAGAGATAATTATGATAGATCACAGCGAATACAATCTATATCAGATAAATGAAGCCACAAACGCTGATGAGCGTAATCGCTTGATTATGCTAAATATCACGCATAGAGATGAATTTGAGAGTGTATTTGCTAAATTTAAACCATATATTGTGATCCACGCCGCAGCATATAAGCATGTACCACTATGTGAGTTTAACCCTTTGGTTGCGGTGGAGAATAACATACTTGGAACTAAAAATGTAGTAGATTTAGCCAAAAAATATAATACTCATAAAGTGGTATTGATCTCTACAGATAAAGCCGTTAGACCAACTAACATTATGGGAGCGACTAAGAGAGTATGCGAGTTATATGCGTTAAATTCAAATACCAGCTCTACTGAGATTGTGGCAGTGAGATTTGGCAATGTGCTTGGTAGTAGCGGTAGTGTGATACCTAAATTTAAAGCCCAAATCGCAGCCAATGAGCCACTAAGCGTAACTCACCCAGATATCACTAGATATTTTATGTTAGTTAGCGAGGCTTGTCAATTGGTTCTTCAAGCTGCTAGTATAGCTAAAGGCGGTGAGCTTTTTGTCTTAAATATGGGTGAGCCAGTCAAAATTGCCGATATGGCTCAAAGAATGTTAAAATTAAGCTCAAAAGAGCATTTGGGAATCAAATTTATCGGTCTTCGCCCAGGCGAGAAGCTATATGAAGAGTTACTAATCGACCCTAGCGATGTGGCGACTAAATTTGAGAGTATATTTGTAACCACTAGCCAACCATACAATATAGATATCTTAAATTCTCAAATCTCAACTCTAATAAAGAGCCAAAACGATGAAGAGATAGAGGCGAATTTAAAAGCTATAGTCCCAGAGTTTAACCATAATAAAAATTAG
- a CDS encoding chemotaxis response regulator CheY — MKLLVVDDSSTMRRIIKNTLERLGHKDVLQAEHGVEAWDLLCQNPDIGVLITDWNMPEMNGLELVKKVRAESKYENMPIIMVTTEGGKAEVITALKAGVNNYIVKPFTPQVLKEKLEDVLG, encoded by the coding sequence GTGAAGTTATTAGTTGTTGATGATAGCTCTACTATGAGGAGAATTATAAAAAATACATTAGAAAGACTTGGTCATAAGGATGTATTACAAGCAGAGCATGGTGTAGAGGCTTGGGATCTACTTTGCCAAAATCCAGATATTGGTGTCTTGATTACAGACTGGAATATGCCTGAGATGAATGGCCTAGAGCTTGTTAAAAAGGTAAGAGCAGAGTCTAAATATGAGAATATGCCTATTATAATGGTAACTACAGAAGGTGGTAAAGCAGAGGTTATCACAGCATTAAAAGCTGGTGTAAATAACTATATAGTAAAACCCTTTACGCCTCAAGTTCTCAAAGAGAAGCTTGAAGATGTTCTTGGATAA
- the hisA gene encoding 1-(5-phosphoribosyl)-5-[(5-phosphoribosylamino)methylideneamino]imidazole-4-carboxamide isomerase, which translates to MEKYMAIDLKDGKAVRLSKGLMDSAKIYSNEPWELAKKFSDAGAKWLHIVDLDGAFAGDAINLKTIEKIVSATNLNIQIGGGVRNEERIKSYLSSGVTRLILGSVALKNPDFVKEMSSKYRIVVGIDAKDGFVAVEGWAQISQMRATELAKLYADAGVEAIIATDISKDGMLCGLNLEFTSSIAKASGLPTIASGGVASLADLEAASKATDISGVIIGKAYYEGKISLNDIFGNKF; encoded by the coding sequence ATGGAAAAATATATGGCAATAGACTTAAAAGATGGCAAGGCAGTTAGGCTATCTAAAGGTCTTATGGATAGTGCGAAAATTTACTCAAATGAGCCTTGGGAATTAGCTAAGAAATTTAGCGATGCTGGAGCCAAATGGTTACATATTGTAGATTTAGATGGAGCATTTGCTGGTGATGCGATAAATTTAAAAACAATTGAAAAGATAGTGAGCGCAACAAATTTAAATATACAAATTGGCGGCGGAGTTCGTAATGAAGAGCGCATAAAGAGCTATTTAAGCTCAGGCGTAACTAGATTGATTTTAGGTTCAGTTGCGCTTAAAAATCCTGATTTTGTAAAAGAGATGTCTAGCAAATATAGAATTGTTGTAGGTATCGATGCCAAAGATGGTTTTGTCGCAGTTGAAGGCTGGGCACAAATAAGCCAAATGAGAGCTACGGAATTGGCCAAACTATACGCAGATGCTGGAGTAGAAGCGATCATCGCTACTGATATTAGCAAAGATGGAATGCTTTGTGGCTTGAATTTAGAATTCACTTCATCAATTGCCAAGGCTAGTGGTTTGCCTACAATCGCAAGTGGAGGCGTAGCTAGTTTGGCTGATTTAGAGGCTGCGAGCAAAGCAACAGACATATCTGGCGTGATAATTGGCAAGGCATATTATGAAGGCAAAATCAGCCTTAATGATATTTTTGGAAATAAATTTTAG
- a CDS encoding potassium channel family protein — protein MKNISYGVIGLGKFGSVVADELIASGHAVIIADKDEEALKSISNSPKCAYILDSTNTLALKEAGFNDVEIVIVSIGDNVEKSILTLMALKDIGVKTIVAKATSNIHGQILSKLSASKVIYPEKESAKRLVKDFFNKKRNFEIFDLSANTIRAVKITIDDDLAGNSLKHISKNMRVIAYKKSNSNWEIMPNLQTTIVYSGDIIMLLGTAKELSEFESKTM, from the coding sequence ATGAAAAATATAAGTTATGGAGTTATAGGGCTTGGTAAATTCGGATCTGTAGTAGCAGATGAGCTCATCGCTAGCGGACACGCAGTCATCATCGCTGATAAGGATGAAGAGGCCTTAAAAAGTATATCAAATTCACCAAAATGCGCTTACATACTAGATTCTACCAATACTCTAGCACTTAAAGAAGCTGGATTTAACGATGTAGAGATCGTGATTGTAAGTATAGGCGATAATGTAGAAAAATCCATCCTAACACTAATGGCGCTCAAAGATATAGGAGTTAAAACCATCGTAGCTAAAGCAACTTCTAATATCCATGGCCAAATTCTATCTAAACTTAGCGCTTCAAAGGTTATCTATCCTGAAAAAGAGAGCGCCAAAAGATTGGTAAAAGATTTTTTCAACAAAAAAAGAAATTTTGAAATTTTCGATCTCTCAGCTAACACTATTAGGGCTGTCAAAATTACAATAGATGATGATTTAGCCGGTAATTCGCTCAAACATATCTCTAAAAATATGAGAGTTATAGCATATAAAAAATCAAATTCAAACTGGGAAATAATGCCAAATTTACAAACCACAATCGTCTATAGCGGAGATATTATAATGCTTTTAGGCACCGCTAAGGAGCTAAGCGAATTTGAGTCTAAAACTATGTAG
- the murD gene encoding UDP-N-acetylmuramoyl-L-alanine--D-glutamate ligase: MIKSLFGYANTTKSIAKSGGWNIYDDKFKVASSDEYGNALLPIDKFDPNLSELEIPSPGFPPSHKLIKSAKNLISEYDYFRNSTPKSIWISGTNGKTTTTKMTEHLLRDRGAIMGGNVGIALGDLVGKKAKIWILETSSFTIHYTKFASPDIYALLPISDDHISWHGSAKEYENAKLKPLSMMREGSVAIVPKCYEKIKSHAKIIGYEDEIDLANKFNIDIGRIDFRVPFLMDAIMALAIENIIFSTLSIELLNTFIIEPHKLEELRDSKGRLWVNDTKATNIDATLQALARYKGEKIHIILGGDDKGVSIKKAIVAAVNQGAKIYAIGSNCDEITKIAKSLNAPVYNAKTLENAVNLIDKMMEKDDVALLSPACASLDQFSSYAQRGDKFKEYISQIL, from the coding sequence ATGATAAAATCTCTATTTGGATATGCTAATACAACAAAATCTATCGCCAAAAGCGGTGGCTGGAATATCTATGATGATAAATTTAAAGTAGCTAGTAGCGATGAGTATGGTAATGCTTTGTTACCGATTGATAAATTTGATCCTAATCTTAGTGAATTGGAGATTCCAAGTCCTGGATTTCCGCCATCTCATAAGCTGATAAAATCGGCTAAAAATCTCATAAGCGAGTATGATTATTTTAGAAATTCCACCCCAAAAAGTATTTGGATTAGTGGTACAAATGGCAAGACTACAACGACTAAAATGACTGAGCATCTATTAAGGGATCGTGGGGCAATTATGGGTGGTAATGTGGGAATTGCACTTGGTGATTTAGTGGGCAAGAAGGCTAAAATTTGGATTTTAGAGACTAGCTCTTTTACTATCCATTATACCAAATTTGCCTCTCCTGATATCTATGCGCTTTTGCCTATTAGCGATGATCATATAAGTTGGCATGGTAGTGCTAAAGAGTATGAAAATGCCAAGCTAAAACCGCTATCAATGATGAGAGAAGGTAGCGTGGCTATAGTGCCAAAATGCTATGAAAAGATCAAATCTCACGCTAAGATTATAGGGTATGAAGATGAGATTGATCTGGCTAATAAATTTAATATTGATATTGGTAGGATTGATTTTCGAGTGCCATTTTTGATGGATGCGATTATGGCTTTGGCTATCGAAAATATCATATTTAGCACATTGAGTATAGAACTGTTAAATACATTTATCATTGAGCCGCACAAGCTAGAAGAGTTAAGAGATAGTAAAGGTAGGTTATGGGTAAATGATACCAAAGCTACAAATATCGACGCAACTCTTCAAGCCTTAGCAAGATATAAAGGCGAAAAAATACACATAATACTCGGTGGAGATGATAAGGGCGTAAGTATCAAAAAGGCCATTGTGGCTGCGGTAAATCAAGGGGCTAAGATCTATGCTATAGGCTCAAATTGCGATGAGATAACTAAGATTGCTAAGTCTTTGAATGCGCCAGTATATAATGCTAAGACATTAGAAAACGCTGTAAATTTGATAGATAAAATGATGGAAAAAGATGATGTGGCTTTGTTAAGTCCAGCGTGTGCTAGCTTGGATCAGTTTAGTTCATATGCCCAGCGTGGGGATAAATTTAAAGAGTATATATCACAGATTTTGTAA
- a CDS encoding PDC sensor domain-containing protein: protein MTFKEIEEFSQIRYKARAYLCYLLTRNIPNNLPGVSAQSIKDGFDKIAHEVDIFDAFYILDKNGIQLENTISLDPKNSIGEGINRSNKAYYYRSVREKRCVMTDPYPSSLTNQLCVTASMPIYDDKKELVYVACMDIGLSELLSIISPGSVDGIFGKFTKLIYSIFSLALFVISLVLFIHGIKSFVLKSFNEINISEVFESTIVLTLALAIFDLVKAIFESEVLGRPNHHQNGGSRTMVRFIGSIIIALAIESLMLVFKFAITDPSQIIYAIYLIGGVGLLMVALSCYLFVLKRGGIDRDN, encoded by the coding sequence GTGACATTTAAAGAGATTGAAGAGTTTAGTCAGATACGCTATAAAGCGAGAGCCTATCTATGTTATCTATTAACTAGAAATATACCAAATAACCTCCCAGGTGTAAGCGCACAAAGCATTAAAGATGGCTTTGATAAAATCGCTCATGAAGTTGATATTTTCGATGCTTTTTATATCTTGGATAAAAATGGAATTCAACTAGAAAACACTATAAGCCTAGATCCTAAAAACAGCATTGGAGAGGGGATAAATAGAAGCAACAAAGCATATTATTACAGAAGTGTGCGTGAAAAGCGTTGCGTGATGACTGATCCATATCCATCTAGTCTTACTAATCAGCTTTGCGTTACAGCATCAATGCCTATATATGATGATAAAAAAGAGCTAGTTTATGTAGCTTGTATGGATATCGGATTAAGCGAACTTCTATCCATCATCAGCCCTGGATCGGTTGATGGGATATTTGGCAAATTCACAAAGCTTATATACTCGATTTTCTCTTTGGCGCTTTTTGTGATTTCGCTAGTTTTATTTATCCATGGGATAAAAAGTTTTGTATTAAAAAGCTTTAATGAGATTAATATTAGCGAAGTTTTTGAATCTACAATTGTTTTGACCTTAGCTCTTGCTATATTTGATCTTGTCAAAGCGATATTTGAATCTGAGGTTTTAGGTAGGCCAAATCACCATCAAAACGGCGGTAGCAGAACTATGGTGAGATTTATTGGAAGTATTATTATAGCTCTAGCTATTGAGTCTTTGATGCTTGTGTTTAAATTTGCTATTACTGATCCAAGTCAGATAATATATGCTATCTATCTCATCGGTGGGGTAGGGCTTTTGATGGTTGCTTTGAGTTGCTATTTGTTTGTTTTAAAAAGGGGTGGTATTGATAGGGATAATTGA